A DNA window from Niabella yanshanensis contains the following coding sequences:
- a CDS encoding RagB/SusD family nutrient uptake outer membrane protein, which yields MKRYSSIQLLTAFALCIAMLASCKKLIDVDAPGVLEEKKMYRNIYDADAAIIGLYGRFLTLAESYVVLNELRADLLTTTANANENLIQLNKHDVKAGNPYANPKPYYDVILNCNDLLYNFGQMLANKTLNQTEYNMRYADVASLRAWVYLQLGIHFGNVPYISSHIPSASSLEALMQTDAAKPISFNALLDSLIDAQESLAYMDPYAAGTDLVTTVDGYSTSKFFINKKVMLGELYLWRGKGGDYNKAATVLKEVMETGGTGDFFTYRITGASKGDNNDLAVGYLRYNEMDEYSLINSNSQGWRSIFARAEDRLFGYEWVWYLPYNTLFQPNNPFTKLFTTNFLLKPSQQSVDSWNAQVQKNNFPYDARGPKFSYTLVGNEPQVAKYGYNANTEKWFLYRAAALHLAFAEAANRDGHRAIANALVNQGIQPTLGNRITDEGAPYLFDARKSDNPQIAADWYLNNGLRGRANLYTVPISADSTIAIENMIIDEAGLELAFEGRRWSDLLRIALRRNDPAFLADKVYDKLRKQNDPSAATVRAKLLNKENWYLPFKWQ from the coding sequence ATGAAAAGATATAGCTCTATACAATTATTAACTGCTTTTGCTCTTTGCATAGCCATGCTGGCCTCCTGCAAAAAGTTGATAGATGTGGATGCTCCAGGTGTACTGGAAGAAAAAAAAATGTATCGTAACATATACGATGCTGATGCCGCTATCATTGGTTTATATGGACGTTTTCTGACGCTGGCCGAAAGTTATGTGGTGTTAAATGAGCTAAGAGCTGATTTATTGACCACTACTGCCAACGCCAACGAAAACCTGATTCAGTTAAATAAGCACGATGTTAAAGCTGGCAATCCTTACGCCAATCCCAAACCCTATTATGACGTTATATTGAATTGTAACGACCTGCTGTACAACTTCGGGCAGATGCTGGCTAACAAAACCCTGAACCAGACTGAATACAATATGCGTTATGCCGATGTTGCTTCACTGAGAGCCTGGGTATACCTGCAACTGGGTATTCATTTTGGTAACGTGCCTTACATATCCAGTCACATTCCCTCTGCAAGCTCTTTGGAAGCTTTAATGCAGACAGATGCTGCGAAACCCATTTCTTTCAATGCTTTATTAGATTCGTTGATCGATGCGCAGGAGTCATTAGCTTATATGGACCCTTATGCAGCAGGAACAGACCTGGTAACGACTGTTGACGGGTATAGTACCTCTAAGTTCTTCATTAACAAAAAAGTGATGTTGGGTGAACTATACCTGTGGAGAGGAAAAGGCGGCGACTACAACAAAGCAGCCACTGTGCTCAAAGAGGTAATGGAAACCGGTGGAACAGGCGATTTCTTTACTTATCGCATAACAGGCGCCTCAAAAGGAGATAATAACGATCTGGCAGTAGGCTACCTTCGGTACAACGAAATGGATGAGTATTCGCTGATCAACAGTAACAGCCAGGGCTGGCGCTCTATATTTGCCCGCGCAGAAGACCGTCTATTCGGGTACGAGTGGGTATGGTACCTGCCCTACAATACGCTATTCCAGCCCAATAATCCATTTACAAAACTTTTCACCACAAACTTCCTGCTCAAACCATCGCAACAATCGGTTGACAGTTGGAATGCACAGGTTCAGAAGAACAATTTCCCTTATGATGCACGTGGTCCAAAATTCAGTTATACCTTGGTTGGCAACGAACCGCAGGTAGCCAAATATGGATATAATGCCAATACAGAAAAATGGTTCTTATACCGGGCTGCAGCTTTACACCTGGCCTTTGCGGAAGCTGCGAACAGGGATGGACATCGCGCGATTGCCAATGCTTTGGTAAACCAGGGTATTCAACCTACCTTAGGCAACAGGATCACAGATGAAGGCGCGCCTTATTTATTTGACGCACGCAAGAGTGATAATCCGCAGATAGCTGCCGATTGGTATTTAAACAATGGTTTGAGAGGCCGCGCCAACCTGTACACAGTTCCTATCTCAGCAGACAGCACTATTGCCATTGAAAACATGATCATTGATGAAGCAGGGCTGGAGCTGGCATTTGAAGGACGTCGCTGGTCTGATTTGTTACGTATTGCTTTACGTAGAAATGATCCGGCTTTTCTTGCCGATAAGGTTTATGACAAATTGAGGAAGCAAAATGATCCTTCGGCAGCAACAGTAAGAGCCAAACTCCTAAATAAAGAGAACTGGTACCTGCCCTTCAAATGGCAATAA
- a CDS encoding fasciclin domain-containing protein, with the protein MKKFAYLLIVMLAAASGLFLNSCQKTQLQEATSNDPNILQYLQNDSLSRFSKLVTLIDKAGYTTAFNTYGTYTFFAPTNEAIDKYMREKNIASLESFTKEQLQDILKFHLLGEKVYTYNFNDGKLSSITDYGQYLITSVTNVDGVSSYIVNRQGKVLQQNIELGNGIIHVIDNVLQPTELTLAKLLEQDPEYSIFTEALKATGLFNKLNTQAVANGDTLWYTVIAEKNQTYLDSGINNFEALKARYSKSGNPASPTDGLYLYTAYHILPDIKFLADIVTATSHETLAPLEVLTNKFINNKVLINDDSYTTINGLVHEPGVELDIATSDRSAINGVLHHAMGGIAIKERKPFAVYWDLCSTQPELTRLSAIYGKKTYLFDFGDGNTFKDLKWERSCLKYRVASGGYLKDYWQMGMGRSSSNTENTGTCSGNSWIEFTTPLLVKGKYKVWFCYYTQNSTVSAVQASFNGTPLTSALIEFHKKISSVQPKDEANLAALGWKWWAGTKPSGSTVGRMLGIVDVTSTGRHKIKFELLSGQNADCNFDMVHFIPIDWPSQTSPRFDPDGTIVY; encoded by the coding sequence ATGAAAAAGTTTGCCTACTTACTTATCGTAATGCTTGCAGCGGCTTCAGGCCTGTTTTTAAACAGCTGCCAGAAAACGCAGTTGCAGGAAGCCACGTCCAACGATCCCAATATTCTGCAATACCTGCAGAATGATTCGTTATCGCGTTTTTCCAAACTCGTCACGCTAATTGACAAAGCAGGGTACACTACCGCTTTCAATACTTATGGCACTTATACTTTTTTTGCGCCTACCAACGAGGCGATAGACAAGTACATGCGTGAGAAAAATATAGCTTCCCTGGAATCTTTCACAAAAGAGCAACTGCAGGACATCCTGAAGTTTCATCTTCTTGGAGAAAAAGTATACACGTATAATTTTAACGATGGCAAACTATCCTCTATTACAGACTATGGCCAGTACCTGATTACCAGCGTAACCAATGTAGACGGTGTTTCATCCTATATTGTCAACCGTCAGGGGAAAGTATTACAACAAAACATTGAGTTGGGTAACGGCATTATACATGTAATTGACAATGTACTGCAGCCAACAGAGCTGACATTAGCGAAATTACTCGAACAGGATCCCGAATACTCCATCTTCACAGAGGCTTTAAAAGCAACCGGCCTCTTCAATAAGCTGAATACACAGGCCGTGGCCAATGGGGACACTTTATGGTACACTGTGATTGCCGAAAAAAACCAGACTTACCTGGACTCCGGCATTAATAACTTTGAAGCGCTTAAAGCCAGGTATTCCAAATCGGGCAACCCAGCTTCTCCCACTGATGGGTTATACCTCTATACAGCCTACCATATATTACCGGATATCAAGTTCCTGGCAGATATTGTAACCGCTACTTCTCATGAAACCTTAGCTCCTCTGGAAGTGTTGACCAATAAATTCATCAATAACAAAGTGCTGATCAACGATGATAGCTATACTACCATCAATGGTTTGGTACATGAGCCGGGCGTAGAACTGGATATAGCAACCAGCGATAGGAGTGCGATCAATGGTGTATTACACCATGCCATGGGGGGCATTGCCATTAAGGAAAGAAAACCATTTGCCGTTTATTGGGATCTTTGTTCCACACAACCTGAACTAACAAGACTTAGCGCCATCTATGGGAAGAAAACCTACTTATTTGATTTTGGCGATGGTAATACCTTCAAAGATCTGAAATGGGAAAGAAGCTGCCTGAAATATCGCGTAGCATCGGGTGGTTACCTGAAAGATTACTGGCAAATGGGTATGGGCCGTTCCTCAAGTAACACCGAAAATACAGGAACCTGCTCTGGCAACAGCTGGATAGAATTTACTACTCCCCTGCTGGTAAAAGGAAAGTATAAGGTTTGGTTCTGTTACTATACCCAAAACAGCACCGTGAGCGCCGTTCAGGCATCGTTTAACGGCACACCGCTTACCAGTGCCCTGATCGAGTTCCATAAAAAGATATCTTCCGTACAGCCCAAGGATGAAGCAAATCTCGCAGCACTGGGCTGGAAATGGTGGGCGGGCACCAAACCTTCAGGTTCAACCGTGGGGCGTATGCTGGGGATCGTTGATGTTACCTCCACAGGCCGCCATAAAATCAAATTTGAATTATTATCCGGCCAAAATGCCGACTGTAATTTTGATATGGTCCATTTCATTCCTATTGATTGGCCCAGTCAAACCAGTCCGCGCTTTGACCCGGACGGCACCATAGTTTACTAA
- a CDS encoding SusC/RagA family TonB-linked outer membrane protein, whose protein sequence is MRRLFNIVKILPVMCFPVLCSTAYAQEQTPQPALAATSKMANPVSGTINDATTGKPIVGANITYKEFAAAISDTSGRFTIDAPWSDITLLVTAESYQAKEIALKGNKNIIIELQKTGFPSFYEDITLPSGTMIRSKIANAATTIKTDGAWANIPETPDAYLQGRVAGLQSIRRSGTPGIGADLFLRGYSSLFASNQPMIIVDGVYYDNGTYGNSLVSGHYNNPLSFIDLKDIDDITVLKDGSSLYGAKAANGVIIITTARAREEATKIDAAVYGGVSLAPAAIPVMGAGNYRSYLSEMLQSKGLSASEIQQLPYMNDDVNNPEYYRYHSNTDWQNQVFSQRYTQNAYLKITGGDNIAKYGLSIGYLNSKSPLEETGLNRYNMRFNADLNLSKRLTASANIGYFRSSSDLKNQGINPTTNPIYTSLVKAPFLPIHVIADNGLESPLLAGRDTLGFSNPAAIIRDMTGNNTSYRFVGGVTFNYQLSNSLTLGTTIAITSQKNRENFFIPERGIAPDTLFNGTLARNRSGAQVIKAFNTFNDTRISYYRAFNKRNQLNIKAGVRYNKTNGEQDYGLGFNSATDQLTGVGYGLNSLRQIGGSLGSATWLNMYLNADYNMADKYFITVASALDASSRFGHKIEDAGIEIGGRRFGVFPSVGAAWLISSEDFMAAAPAINLAKLRVSYGITGNDDIGNYTARSYYVSQNLLGVAGLVRGGIADERLQWEQVSKLNLGLDLALFNERLQITADVYSNKTSNMIVYEPGPAITGQEYIIKNNGAMKTNGWETAITGLLINQNKLKWQLGFNIAAYKTSVTELPAGSFITSYAGGNTITGMGSAPNVFYGYKTNGVFASDAAAAASGLSIRNADGSLTPFRGGDVIFSDNGDKIIDENDMQVFGNPNPDFFGGINTRLTYDNWTLDALATFNVGGEAYNYARRQLESQSGYANQTEAVMRRWRADGQQTDIPKASWGDPMGNSRFSDRWIEDASYLRLKTVSLSYKVPIKPTALKYIHIYATGNNLVTFTKYLGYDPEFSAASGIYGQGVDSFLEPQYKYVQLGVRFGL, encoded by the coding sequence ATGCGAAGATTATTTAATATAGTGAAGATCCTGCCGGTAATGTGTTTCCCGGTGTTATGTAGTACGGCCTATGCGCAGGAGCAAACGCCCCAGCCTGCTTTGGCTGCTACTTCAAAAATGGCTAATCCCGTTTCCGGAACCATTAACGATGCGACTACCGGCAAACCGATAGTGGGCGCCAACATTACCTATAAAGAATTTGCAGCCGCTATAAGCGATACTTCCGGCCGTTTCACCATCGACGCCCCATGGAGCGATATAACTTTATTAGTAACTGCTGAAAGTTACCAGGCAAAAGAGATTGCTTTAAAAGGCAATAAGAATATTATTATAGAACTGCAGAAAACCGGCTTCCCGTCTTTTTACGAAGACATCACGCTCCCCTCCGGCACCATGATACGTAGTAAAATAGCAAATGCGGCCACTACAATTAAAACAGACGGTGCCTGGGCCAACATCCCTGAAACACCTGATGCTTACCTGCAGGGACGCGTAGCAGGGCTTCAGTCCATTCGCAGATCAGGAACACCGGGTATAGGAGCTGACCTTTTTTTAAGAGGCTATAGTTCCCTTTTCGCGTCCAACCAGCCCATGATCATTGTGGATGGAGTATACTATGACAATGGTACTTATGGTAATTCCCTCGTGTCTGGACACTATAATAACCCACTCTCCTTTATCGATCTGAAAGATATTGATGATATTACAGTTCTAAAAGATGGTTCTTCTTTATACGGTGCTAAAGCTGCCAACGGCGTGATCATTATCACAACTGCAAGAGCCCGTGAAGAAGCCACTAAAATTGATGCAGCAGTTTATGGGGGGGTGTCTTTAGCTCCTGCAGCCATTCCGGTAATGGGAGCAGGTAATTACAGAAGCTATTTGTCAGAAATGTTGCAATCTAAAGGTTTGTCAGCTTCAGAAATCCAACAGCTGCCCTACATGAACGATGACGTTAATAACCCCGAGTACTACAGGTACCACTCTAATACCGACTGGCAAAACCAGGTCTTTAGTCAGCGATATACGCAAAATGCTTACTTAAAAATTACCGGCGGTGACAATATCGCCAAATATGGGCTGTCTATCGGCTACTTAAACAGTAAATCGCCTTTGGAGGAAACAGGCCTCAACCGCTACAATATGAGGTTTAATGCCGACCTGAACCTGAGCAAAAGATTAACAGCATCTGCTAATATCGGGTATTTCAGAAGCAGCTCAGACCTAAAGAACCAGGGCATTAACCCCACCACCAATCCTATTTACACTTCTTTGGTGAAAGCGCCGTTTTTACCTATCCATGTAATTGCTGATAATGGTCTGGAATCTCCATTACTAGCCGGCAGAGATACGCTGGGTTTTAGCAACCCTGCTGCTATTATACGGGACATGACCGGTAATAATACCAGCTACAGGTTCGTGGGTGGTGTTACTTTTAACTACCAGCTATCCAACAGCCTCACACTGGGAACTACGATTGCCATTACCAGTCAGAAAAACCGGGAGAACTTTTTTATTCCCGAAAGAGGAATAGCGCCGGATACTTTATTTAACGGCACATTGGCGCGCAACCGGTCGGGGGCACAGGTCATCAAAGCGTTCAATACCTTCAATGATACCAGGATCAGCTATTACAGGGCTTTTAATAAGCGGAACCAACTTAATATTAAAGCAGGGGTACGTTACAACAAAACAAATGGTGAACAGGACTATGGCTTAGGTTTCAATTCAGCTACCGACCAGCTTACCGGAGTAGGCTATGGCTTAAACTCGCTTCGTCAAATAGGCGGCAGCCTTGGATCAGCCACCTGGTTGAATATGTACCTGAATGCAGACTACAACATGGCAGATAAATATTTTATCACCGTCGCCAGCGCTTTGGATGCCTCTTCGCGATTTGGTCATAAAATTGAAGATGCAGGTATTGAAATCGGCGGCCGCCGGTTCGGGGTGTTCCCATCGGTAGGCGCCGCCTGGCTGATTTCTTCAGAAGATTTCATGGCAGCAGCACCGGCCATCAACCTTGCCAAGTTGAGGGTATCATACGGAATAACCGGTAATGACGACATCGGCAACTATACAGCACGCAGCTATTATGTATCGCAAAACCTGTTGGGTGTAGCTGGCCTGGTGCGCGGTGGTATTGCTGATGAGCGGTTACAATGGGAACAGGTATCTAAATTAAACCTGGGCCTGGACCTGGCATTATTTAATGAACGCTTACAAATAACAGCCGATGTATACAGCAACAAAACCAGTAATATGATTGTATACGAACCCGGACCTGCTATTACCGGCCAGGAGTACATTATAAAAAACAACGGCGCTATGAAAACCAATGGCTGGGAGACCGCCATCACGGGCTTACTGATCAACCAAAATAAATTAAAATGGCAACTGGGCTTTAACATTGCAGCCTATAAAACCAGCGTGACAGAATTGCCTGCCGGCAGCTTTATTACCAGCTATGCGGGAGGTAATACTATCACCGGTATGGGTAGCGCTCCCAATGTGTTTTACGGGTATAAAACCAATGGTGTGTTTGCTTCAGATGCGGCGGCGGCAGCCAGTGGCTTAAGTATTAGAAATGCCGACGGATCATTGACTCCCTTCCGTGGCGGCGATGTGATATTCAGCGATAATGGAGACAAGATCATTGATGAAAACGATATGCAGGTATTCGGTAACCCGAATCCTGATTTCTTTGGTGGAATTAATACCAGACTTACTTATGATAACTGGACACTCGATGCGTTAGCTACTTTTAATGTAGGTGGTGAGGCATATAACTATGCACGTAGGCAACTGGAATCCCAGAGTGGTTATGCCAACCAAACCGAAGCAGTGATGCGTCGCTGGAGAGCGGATGGCCAGCAAACTGATATTCCTAAAGCTTCCTGGGGAGACCCGATGGGCAATAGCAGATTTTCTGACAGGTGGATAGAAGATGCCTCCTACCTGAGACTTAAAACGGTTTCCCTTTCTTACAAAGTTCCTATCAAGCCTACAGCCTTAAAATACATACATATTTATGCAACGGGGAATAACCTGGTAACCTTTACCAAATACCTGGGTTATGATCCTGAATTTAGCGCTGCATCTGGTATCTATGGACAAGGTGTAGACAGCTTTTTGGAACCTCAATACAAATATGTACAGCTGGGTGTAAGATTTGGTTTGTAA
- a CDS encoding fasciclin domain-containing protein: protein MKRLSFWVAGITFLITMEACKKWEDHIALPEQQLSETLMEHIKKDPQLSSFANYVQQSGLDSLLNASKNLTVFAPGNEALASLPGSVTSNPAQLKAFLQNHISTNAYFTRDAVDSLRVPLLNGKKVFFISRKFDEANITESDIYVRNGVLHKIDKAIAPLQSVWEYILDTKSSFLQNDYISTLNYVGQDPNLAELDSINPATGEPVYKPGTGIVNINTFKTKVLDVANEDSLFTYILLTNDAFNAEKTRLRPYFNGADADTANSNTSWAAVKDFAVRGLYTEANLPAVLESKFGVKITMDRSSIVSVKKLSNGIAYVMNSSGIALQEKIPVVYVEGENPYAFSVPNSATIFYRDRMNPLTGSAFKDIYLNMGSSGANRYVLYYTNQLYTTKYKVYIMSLNDKVISPQGDGTYGTDSTLSHTVRVFNRQADTLALRFENSVHVTPNTYTEFYLGEFTNDEYNWLLSYPTSSPAGIAYTLNPATRYIRVVAPATATARPFNLTVNYIRFEPVF, encoded by the coding sequence ATGAAAAGATTGTCGTTTTGGGTAGCTGGTATCACTTTTCTTATAACAATGGAAGCATGTAAAAAATGGGAAGATCATATTGCGCTTCCCGAGCAGCAGCTATCTGAAACATTGATGGAACATATCAAAAAAGATCCCCAGTTAAGCAGCTTCGCCAATTATGTGCAGCAAAGCGGGCTGGACAGCCTGCTCAACGCTTCTAAAAACCTGACGGTTTTTGCACCCGGTAATGAAGCATTGGCATCCCTGCCCGGCTCTGTAACATCCAACCCGGCTCAATTAAAAGCATTCTTGCAAAATCACATATCAACGAATGCTTACTTCACGCGTGATGCTGTTGATTCTCTAAGGGTGCCCCTGCTTAATGGCAAAAAGGTGTTCTTTATATCCCGGAAATTTGACGAAGCGAATATTACAGAAAGCGACATTTATGTACGTAACGGAGTCTTACATAAAATTGATAAAGCCATCGCTCCGCTGCAAAGCGTATGGGAATACATACTGGATACCAAAAGCAGCTTCCTGCAGAATGATTATATATCCACGCTCAATTATGTTGGTCAGGACCCCAACCTGGCAGAGTTAGACAGTATTAATCCTGCTACAGGCGAGCCGGTATATAAACCAGGTACAGGTATTGTCAATATTAATACTTTTAAAACAAAAGTGTTGGATGTAGCTAACGAAGACAGTCTCTTTACCTATATACTGCTGACGAATGATGCATTTAATGCGGAAAAAACGAGGCTGCGCCCCTATTTTAATGGAGCGGATGCTGATACAGCCAACAGCAATACGTCATGGGCTGCTGTGAAGGATTTTGCAGTGAGAGGACTATATACCGAAGCCAATTTGCCGGCAGTTCTTGAATCAAAGTTCGGTGTAAAGATCACAATGGACCGTTCCTCCATCGTTTCCGTAAAGAAGTTAAGCAACGGTATCGCATACGTAATGAACTCCTCTGGTATTGCTTTACAGGAAAAGATACCGGTGGTGTATGTCGAAGGAGAAAACCCTTATGCTTTTTCGGTTCCCAATTCGGCTACTATTTTTTACCGGGACCGGATGAACCCGCTTACAGGATCTGCTTTTAAGGACATATACCTGAATATGGGTAGCAGTGGCGCCAACAGGTACGTATTGTATTATACCAATCAGCTTTACACAACCAAATATAAAGTATACATAATGTCTTTAAATGATAAAGTAATTTCACCTCAGGGCGATGGCACGTATGGCACAGACTCAACGCTGAGCCATACGGTTCGGGTATTCAACCGGCAGGCAGATACGCTGGCACTCAGGTTTGAAAATTCTGTCCATGTAACACCCAATACTTACACTGAATTCTACCTTGGCGAATTTACCAATGATGAATACAACTGGTTATTGTCCTACCCCACCAGCAGCCCCGCCGGGATAGCATATACTCTGAATCCCGCTACCAGGTATATCAGGGTCGTAGCACCTGCAACTGCAACTGCCCGTCCGTTTAATTTAACGGTGAATTACATAAGATTTGAACCTGTGTTTTAA
- a CDS encoding RagB/SusD family nutrient uptake outer membrane protein encodes MKNPIYLFILSVCFIAGFSSCAKKFDLIPPDGIIRENYWQTKEQVHAAVIGCYASLMDGGSSASTRGPAETFFIWGEIRADMITPSLGTRAEENEIFNISTQQNNTLVDWRPIYNIINYCNTVLDYAPSVLQKDQTFTQEALNGYLAEAKALRAMMYFYLVRSFGDVPLKLISTASDEDIVQLAKSTQQEVLAQIVKDLAEAEPHAVTTYGDVRDKGRITRYTINTIQADVALWMENYTAAVTACDKVINSRRFGLIASSAAWYNILYRTGNSNESIFEIQFNQQKLNPFYAMHALPATRRYIAANRVMDQVFTTELNLLTEAPDIRSNGASVRAEDNAIWKYIGTNNEDMIAQADSYTHWFFYRYADILLMKAEALAQMDGRGEEVLALVNQVRNRAFAPEATNNNPDITNKEELSLYVLEERAREFAFEGKRWYDVLRYVKKNNYSNIAYLQEMVAGIVPASSVRTAQAKMLDHNSHYFPIYFYELQTNKQLIQNPFYKQ; translated from the coding sequence ATGAAAAATCCGATATACCTGTTTATTTTAAGTGTATGCTTTATTGCAGGGTTTTCTTCCTGTGCCAAAAAGTTCGATTTAATTCCTCCTGATGGAATTATCAGGGAAAATTACTGGCAAACCAAAGAGCAGGTGCACGCTGCTGTAATTGGTTGCTATGCATCTTTAATGGACGGTGGAAGCAGCGCAAGCACCAGGGGACCTGCGGAAACTTTTTTCATTTGGGGAGAAATAAGAGCCGATATGATCACACCTTCTCTCGGTACCCGTGCAGAAGAAAACGAAATATTTAATATCAGTACCCAGCAAAATAATACGCTTGTAGACTGGCGACCTATTTATAATATCATCAACTATTGCAATACAGTTTTGGACTATGCCCCATCGGTGTTGCAGAAAGACCAGACCTTTACGCAGGAAGCCCTGAACGGATACCTGGCAGAAGCCAAGGCGCTAAGAGCGATGATGTATTTCTACCTGGTAAGAAGCTTTGGTGACGTGCCTCTTAAACTGATATCGACAGCAAGTGATGAAGACATTGTTCAGTTAGCTAAAAGTACTCAACAGGAAGTGCTGGCGCAGATTGTAAAAGACCTCGCTGAAGCTGAGCCTCATGCGGTTACTACTTATGGCGATGTGCGCGATAAGGGTCGCATTACCCGGTACACCATTAACACTATTCAGGCGGATGTAGCCTTATGGATGGAAAATTACACGGCGGCCGTTACTGCCTGCGACAAAGTGATCAACTCCCGCCGGTTTGGCCTGATCGCCTCCAGCGCAGCCTGGTACAACATCTTGTATAGAACCGGCAACTCCAATGAAAGTATCTTTGAAATACAGTTCAACCAGCAGAAACTGAACCCGTTTTATGCGATGCATGCGCTTCCGGCCACCCGCAGGTATATCGCAGCTAACCGGGTAATGGATCAGGTATTTACTACCGAGCTTAACCTGCTCACAGAAGCGCCGGACATCCGTTCCAATGGAGCTTCCGTAAGAGCCGAGGATAATGCGATTTGGAAGTATATTGGCACTAACAACGAAGATATGATTGCACAAGCCGACTCATACACCCATTGGTTTTTCTATCGTTATGCGGATATATTGCTGATGAAGGCAGAAGCATTAGCTCAAATGGACGGACGCGGTGAAGAAGTACTCGCGCTGGTGAACCAGGTACGCAACAGGGCCTTTGCACCTGAAGCCACCAATAACAATCCCGATATCACAAACAAAGAGGAGTTATCGCTGTATGTCCTGGAGGAGCGTGCAAGGGAGTTTGCGTTCGAAGGTAAACGCTGGTATGATGTATTGCGGTATGTAAAGAAAAATAACTACTCCAATATTGCCTACCTGCAGGAGATGGTTGCAGGTATTGTGCCCGCCAGTTCAGTGAGGACGGCGCAGGCTAAAATGCTCGATCACAATAGTCACTATTTCCCCATATATTTTTACGAACTGCAAACGAACAAGCAGTTAATTCAAAATCCATTTTATAAACAATAA